In Rana temporaria chromosome 3, aRanTem1.1, whole genome shotgun sequence, a single window of DNA contains:
- the LOC120933595 gene encoding zona pellucida sperm-binding protein 3-like, with product MGLGVRSYCSWLLLLALVYGPGFGCSGDGALVRHRRQSDWWRNNQRVVPGQSQGSSRGGSGGIYSGTNAVYGVGASRGGAQRGSTGGRAGGMLRQQPPTVISSSSPISVQCEEDRMVVSVMMDFYGNGKLVKSSDLSLGPQGCKPNTQSADEVIFQISLQDCGNTVQMMQDWVIYATNLTYSPTSSIPIIRTNPAVVPIMCYYYRHANVSSKAIEPTWVPFSTTVSLEERLSFSLRLMTEDWSGPRSSPIYQLGDILYIEASVDTQNHVGLLLYIDRCVTTISPDPTSSPSYGLIEENGCLVDGMQDDSSSAFITPRVEPDKLQFTVDAFRFHGNDASLIYITCYLRAAATTQVPDAMNKACSYSKATQGWSAVEGPSSICQCCGTGTCSNPTGLVSGGRGRFGRPRGKRDVLDEPHTEEGQTVTTLGPLLVIGPSQRDVTAAVMREESAPAELWVLVAVGCLSLLVVMVCAVFIGKSLKKPQYVLSVEK from the exons ATGGGTTTAGGAGTGAGGAGCTACTGTAGTTGGCTGTTGCTTTTGGCCCTGGTTTATGGACCAGGGTTTGGATGTAGTGGGGATGGAGCCTTGGTGAGACATAGGCGCCAATCAGACTGGTGGAGGAATAACCAGCGGGTTGTACCTGGCCAGAGCCAGGGGTCTTCTAGAGGGGGTTCTGGAGGGATTTACTCAGGCACTAATGCAGTATATGGGGTTGGGGCTTCTAGAGGTGGGGCTCAGAGGGGTTCAACAGGTGGACGTGCTGGTGGGATGCTCCGCCAGCAGCCCCCGACTGTAATTTCATCCAgttcccccatcagtgtccagtGTGAAGAGGACCGCATGGTGGTCAGTGTCATGATGGATTTTTATGGGAATGGAAAGCTAGTGAAATCTTCTGATCTGAGCCTGGGACCCCAAGGCTGCAAGCCGAACACCCAAAGTGCTGATGAAGTTATCTTTCAGATTAGTCTCCAGGACTGTGGCAACACTGTGCAG ATGATGCAAGACTGGGTGATCTATGCTACCAACTTGACCTACAGCCCAACCTCCTCCATTCCAATCATCAGAACCAACCCAGCAGTGGTTCCCATAATGTGCTACTACTACCG GCATGCCAATGTGAGCAGCAAAGCCATTGAACCAACATGGGTTCCATTCAGCACCACAGTGTCCTTAGAAGAGAGGCTGTCCTTCTCCTTGAGGCTAATGACTG AGGACTGGAGTGGCCCTAGAAGTTCTCCCATCTATCAGCTTGGAGATATCCTCTACATAGAGGCCTCTGTGGACACTCAGAACCACGTTGGACTGCTCCTGTATATTGACCGATGTGTGACCACCATATCTCCTGATCCCACCTCTTCTCCTAGTTATGGCCTCATTGAAGAAAATgg CTGTCTAGTTGATGGAATGCAAGATGACTCCTCTTCAGCCTTCATCACCCCGAGGGTTGAGCCAGACAAGCTCCAGTTCACAGTGGATGCTTTCCGATTTCATGGAAATGATgcctctctg ATCTACATAACCTGTTACCTGAGAGCTGCTGCCACCACCCAGGTCCCTGATGCCATGAACAAGGCCTGTTCCTATAGCAAAGCCACACAAGG CTGGTCTGCAGTTGAGGGCCCCAGCAGTATCTGCCAGTGTTGTGGTACAGGCACCTGCAGCAACCCTACTGGTCTGGTTTCCGGAGGAAGGGGCAGATTTGGAAGACCAAGAGGCAAGAGGGACGTCTTGGATG AACCCCACACAGAAGAGGGACAAACTGTGACCACTCTGGGacctctgcttgtgattggaccTTCACAAAGGGATGTTACGGCTGCAGTGATGAGGGAAGAGTCTGCCCCTGCGGAGCTCTGGGTGTTGGTGGCTGTCGGATGTCTTAGTCTTCTTGTTGTCATGGTGTGTGCAGTGTTCATTGGGAAATCTCTGAAAAAGCCACAGTATGTGCTgtctgtggaaaaataa